In the genome of Delphinus delphis chromosome 15, mDelDel1.2, whole genome shotgun sequence, one region contains:
- the GDAP1L1 gene encoding ganglioside-induced differentiation-associated protein 1-like 1 isoform X2, which translates to MRPSRWRPPKHPKRPATPIGPRRAWFCTTGPSPSARRRKTRSVEELRRETKVRLVIAEKGLACEERDVSLPQSEHKEPWFMRLNLGEEVPVIIHRDNIISDYEQIIDYVERTFTGEHVVALMPEAGSPQHARVLQYRELLDALPMDAYTHGCILHPELTADSMIPKYATAEIRRHLANATMDFMKLDHEEEPQLSDPYLSKQKKLMAKILEHDDVSYLKKILGELAMVLDQIEAELEKRKLENEGQKCELWLCGCAFTLADVLLGATLHRLKFLGLSKKYWEDGSRPNLQSFFERVQKRFAFRKVLGDIHTTLLSAVIPNAFRLVKRKPPSFFGASFLMGSLGGMGYFAYWYLKKKYI; encoded by the exons ATGCGGCCAAGCCGGTGGAGGCCCCCGAAGCACCCGAAGCGGCCAGCCACGCCCATTGGCCCAAGGAGAGCCTGGTTCTGTACCACTGGACCCAGTCCTTCAGCTCGCAGAAG AAAGACCCGGTCTGTTGAAGAGCTGAGAAGAGAGACAAAG GTGCGGCTGGTGATCGCCGAGAAGGGCCTGGCGTGTGAGGAGCGGGACGTGAGCCTGCCGCAGAGCGAGCACAAGGAGCCCTGGTTCATGCGGCTCAACCTGGGCGAGGAGGTGCCCGTCATCATCCACCGCGACAACATCATCAGCGACTACGAGCAGATCATCGACTACGTGGAGCGCACGTTCACGGGAG AGCACGTGGTGGCGCTGATGCCCGAGGCGGGCAGCCCCCAGCACGCGCGGGTGCTGCAGTACCGCGAGCTGCTGGACGCGCTGCCCATGGACGCCTACACGCACGGCTGCATCCTGCACCCCGAACTCACCGCCGACTCCATGATCCCCAAGTACGCCACGGCCGAGATCCGCA GACATTTAGCCAATGCCACCATGGACTTCATGAAATTGGACCATGAAGAGGAGCCCCAGCTCTCTGATCCCTACCTTTCTAAACAGAAGAAGCTCATG gccaAGATCCTGGAGCACGATGATGTGAGCTACCTGAAGAAGATCCTGGGGGAGCTGGCCATGGTGCTGGACCAGATCGAGGCTGAGCTGGAGAAGAGGAAGCTTGAGAACGAGG GGCAGAAATGTGAGCTGTGGCTCTGCGGCTGTGCTTTCACCCTTGCTGATGTCCTCCTGGGAGCCACCCTGCACCGCCTCAAATTCCTGGGACTGTCCAAGAAATACTGGGAAGATGGCAGCCGGCCCAACCTGCAGTCCTTCTTTGAGAGGGTCCAGAAACGCTTTGCCTTCCGGAAAGTTCTGGGCGACATCCACACCACTCTGCTGTCAGCAGTCATCCCCAACGCGTTCCGGCTGGTCAAGCGGAAACCCCCATCTTTCTTTGGGGCATCCTTCCTCATGGGCTCCCTGGGTGGGATGGGCTACTTTGCCTACTGGTACCTCAAGAAGAAATACATCTAA
- the GDAP1L1 gene encoding ganglioside-induced differentiation-associated protein 1-like 1 isoform X1, with amino-acid sequence MATPNNLTPTNCSWWPISALESDAAKPVEAPEAPEAASHAHWPKESLVLYHWTQSFSSQKVRLVIAEKGLACEERDVSLPQSEHKEPWFMRLNLGEEVPVIIHRDNIISDYEQIIDYVERTFTGEHVVALMPEAGSPQHARVLQYRELLDALPMDAYTHGCILHPELTADSMIPKYATAEIRRHLANATMDFMKLDHEEEPQLSDPYLSKQKKLMAKILEHDDVSYLKKILGELAMVLDQIEAELEKRKLENEGQKCELWLCGCAFTLADVLLGATLHRLKFLGLSKKYWEDGSRPNLQSFFERVQKRFAFRKVLGDIHTTLLSAVIPNAFRLVKRKPPSFFGASFLMGSLGGMGYFAYWYLKKKYI; translated from the exons ATGGCGACCCCCAATAACCTGACCCCCACCAACTGCAGCTGGTGGCCCATCTCGGCGCTGGAGAGCGATGCGGCCAAGCCGGTGGAGGCCCCCGAAGCACCCGAAGCGGCCAGCCACGCCCATTGGCCCAAGGAGAGCCTGGTTCTGTACCACTGGACCCAGTCCTTCAGCTCGCAGAAG GTGCGGCTGGTGATCGCCGAGAAGGGCCTGGCGTGTGAGGAGCGGGACGTGAGCCTGCCGCAGAGCGAGCACAAGGAGCCCTGGTTCATGCGGCTCAACCTGGGCGAGGAGGTGCCCGTCATCATCCACCGCGACAACATCATCAGCGACTACGAGCAGATCATCGACTACGTGGAGCGCACGTTCACGGGAG AGCACGTGGTGGCGCTGATGCCCGAGGCGGGCAGCCCCCAGCACGCGCGGGTGCTGCAGTACCGCGAGCTGCTGGACGCGCTGCCCATGGACGCCTACACGCACGGCTGCATCCTGCACCCCGAACTCACCGCCGACTCCATGATCCCCAAGTACGCCACGGCCGAGATCCGCA GACATTTAGCCAATGCCACCATGGACTTCATGAAATTGGACCATGAAGAGGAGCCCCAGCTCTCTGATCCCTACCTTTCTAAACAGAAGAAGCTCATG gccaAGATCCTGGAGCACGATGATGTGAGCTACCTGAAGAAGATCCTGGGGGAGCTGGCCATGGTGCTGGACCAGATCGAGGCTGAGCTGGAGAAGAGGAAGCTTGAGAACGAGG GGCAGAAATGTGAGCTGTGGCTCTGCGGCTGTGCTTTCACCCTTGCTGATGTCCTCCTGGGAGCCACCCTGCACCGCCTCAAATTCCTGGGACTGTCCAAGAAATACTGGGAAGATGGCAGCCGGCCCAACCTGCAGTCCTTCTTTGAGAGGGTCCAGAAACGCTTTGCCTTCCGGAAAGTTCTGGGCGACATCCACACCACTCTGCTGTCAGCAGTCATCCCCAACGCGTTCCGGCTGGTCAAGCGGAAACCCCCATCTTTCTTTGGGGCATCCTTCCTCATGGGCTCCCTGGGTGGGATGGGCTACTTTGCCTACTGGTACCTCAAGAAGAAATACATCTAA
- the GDAP1L1 gene encoding ganglioside-induced differentiation-associated protein 1-like 1 isoform X3 — translation MRLNLGEEVPVIIHRDNIISDYEQIIDYVERTFTGEHVVALMPEAGSPQHARVLQYRELLDALPMDAYTHGCILHPELTADSMIPKYATAEIRRHLANATMDFMKLDHEEEPQLSDPYLSKQKKLMAKILEHDDVSYLKKILGELAMVLDQIEAELEKRKLENEGQKCELWLCGCAFTLADVLLGATLHRLKFLGLSKKYWEDGSRPNLQSFFERVQKRFAFRKVLGDIHTTLLSAVIPNAFRLVKRKPPSFFGASFLMGSLGGMGYFAYWYLKKKYI, via the exons ATGCGGCTCAACCTGGGCGAGGAGGTGCCCGTCATCATCCACCGCGACAACATCATCAGCGACTACGAGCAGATCATCGACTACGTGGAGCGCACGTTCACGGGAG AGCACGTGGTGGCGCTGATGCCCGAGGCGGGCAGCCCCCAGCACGCGCGGGTGCTGCAGTACCGCGAGCTGCTGGACGCGCTGCCCATGGACGCCTACACGCACGGCTGCATCCTGCACCCCGAACTCACCGCCGACTCCATGATCCCCAAGTACGCCACGGCCGAGATCCGCA GACATTTAGCCAATGCCACCATGGACTTCATGAAATTGGACCATGAAGAGGAGCCCCAGCTCTCTGATCCCTACCTTTCTAAACAGAAGAAGCTCATG gccaAGATCCTGGAGCACGATGATGTGAGCTACCTGAAGAAGATCCTGGGGGAGCTGGCCATGGTGCTGGACCAGATCGAGGCTGAGCTGGAGAAGAGGAAGCTTGAGAACGAGG GGCAGAAATGTGAGCTGTGGCTCTGCGGCTGTGCTTTCACCCTTGCTGATGTCCTCCTGGGAGCCACCCTGCACCGCCTCAAATTCCTGGGACTGTCCAAGAAATACTGGGAAGATGGCAGCCGGCCCAACCTGCAGTCCTTCTTTGAGAGGGTCCAGAAACGCTTTGCCTTCCGGAAAGTTCTGGGCGACATCCACACCACTCTGCTGTCAGCAGTCATCCCCAACGCGTTCCGGCTGGTCAAGCGGAAACCCCCATCTTTCTTTGGGGCATCCTTCCTCATGGGCTCCCTGGGTGGGATGGGCTACTTTGCCTACTGGTACCTCAAGAAGAAATACATCTAA